A window of Candidatus Pantoea floridensis contains these coding sequences:
- the erpA gene encoding iron-sulfur cluster insertion protein ErpA gives MSDDVAALPLQFTDAAAKKVKNLIADEENPELKLRVYITGGGCSGFQYGFTFDDQMNDGDMTIEKQGVALVVDPMSLQYLVGGSVDYTEGLEGSRFIVTNPNAKTTCGCGSSFSI, from the coding sequence TTCACTGATGCAGCAGCTAAAAAAGTAAAAAACCTGATTGCTGATGAAGAGAATCCTGAGCTGAAATTGCGCGTTTACATCACCGGCGGCGGTTGCAGCGGTTTCCAGTACGGCTTCACCTTTGACGATCAAATGAACGACGGCGACATGACCATCGAGAAACAAGGTGTGGCGCTGGTGGTTGACCCGATGAGCCTGCAATATCTGGTTGGCGGCTCGGTGGATTACACCGAAGGCCTGGAAGGTTCACGTTTTATCGTCACTAACCCTAACGCCAAAACCACCTGCGGCTGCGGTTCTTCCTTCAGCATCTAA